The following proteins are encoded in a genomic region of Methylobacterium tardum:
- a CDS encoding efflux RND transporter periplasmic adaptor subunit produces MRILPSAAFLAAGIAVGAALSPLPDSLRQALAAAGLLRPPAAAESRDPDRSEPLDRPAVAGHAHDAHEPEEAHAEEDAIRMRPDQVAAQDIVTRTVAGGTLARHLLVPGTITPDTDRIARVPARVVGTVAEMRKRLGDAVQANEVVAILDSREVADAKSEYLTALVQAELQKINFERQQKLLASRTASEAAFETARATYLENQLRVDLARQKLSALGLDAAEVAAAQKRDEATPNQSSLRRYPLRAPFAGRIVERRVDVGTAVGKEGDPADLYTVADLATVWIELSVPTLDLAQVREGARVTVTPGRTGETERRAEGRVIFVSPFLNADTRSARVIVALPNPDLAWRPGTFVTAEVEIAQDKVPVRIPKAAVQTIAGRSIVFVRSPDGFEKRPVTLGRSDDEAYEVTAGLEPGAEIAVGNSFLLKAELGKADADHDH; encoded by the coding sequence ATGCGCATTCTCCCGTCCGCGGCCTTCCTGGCCGCCGGCATCGCCGTCGGCGCTGCCCTGTCCCCCCTGCCCGACAGCCTGCGCCAGGCGCTGGCCGCCGCCGGCCTGCTGCGCCCCCCGGCCGCCGCCGAGAGCCGCGATCCGGACCGCTCCGAGCCTTTGGACCGGCCGGCGGTCGCGGGCCACGCCCACGACGCGCACGAGCCGGAGGAGGCCCACGCGGAGGAGGATGCGATCCGGATGCGGCCCGACCAAGTCGCCGCCCAGGACATCGTCACCCGGACGGTGGCGGGCGGCACGCTGGCGCGCCATCTCCTCGTGCCCGGCACCATCACTCCCGACACCGACCGGATCGCCCGCGTCCCGGCCCGGGTGGTCGGCACCGTGGCCGAGATGCGCAAGCGCCTCGGCGACGCCGTGCAGGCGAACGAGGTCGTCGCCATCCTCGACAGCCGCGAGGTCGCCGACGCCAAGAGCGAGTATCTCACCGCCCTGGTCCAGGCCGAGCTGCAGAAGATCAACTTCGAGCGCCAGCAGAAGCTGCTCGCCTCGCGCACCGCCTCGGAGGCGGCCTTCGAGACCGCCCGGGCCACCTATCTGGAGAACCAGCTCCGGGTCGACCTCGCCCGTCAGAAGCTGTCGGCGCTCGGCCTCGACGCCGCCGAGGTGGCGGCCGCCCAGAAGCGCGACGAGGCGACGCCGAACCAGTCGAGCCTGCGCCGCTATCCCCTGCGGGCGCCCTTCGCCGGCCGCATCGTCGAGCGGCGGGTCGATGTCGGCACGGCGGTCGGCAAGGAGGGGGATCCGGCGGACCTCTACACGGTGGCGGACCTCGCCACGGTCTGGATCGAGCTGTCGGTGCCGACCCTCGATCTCGCCCAGGTGCGGGAGGGCGCCCGGGTCACGGTCACGCCCGGACGGACGGGCGAGACGGAGCGCCGCGCGGAGGGCCGGGTGATCTTCGTCAGCCCGTTCCTCAATGCCGACACGCGCTCGGCCCGGGTGATCGTCGCCCTCCCGAATCCCGACCTCGCGTGGCGGCCCGGCACCTTCGTCACCGCCGAGGTCGAGATCGCGCAGGACAAGGTCCCGGTCCGGATCCCCAAGGCGGCCGTCCAGACGATCGCGGGCCGGAGCATCGTCTTCGTGCGCAGTCCGGACGGGTTCGAGAAGCGGCCGGTCACCCTCGGCCGGTCCGACGACGAGGCCTACGAGGTCACCGCCGGACTCGAGCCCGGAGCCGAGATTGCGGTCGGCAATTCCTTCCTGCTGAAGGCCGAGCTCGGCAAGGCCGACGCCGACCACGACCATTGA
- a CDS encoding efflux RND transporter permease subunit → MISRILAVSVRQRWLVLLLVLLASGFGAVALTKLPIDAVPDITNNQVQINTLAPSLSPADVERQVTYPVETALAGIKGLEYTRSLSRNGFSQITAVFAESLDIYFARQQVAERIAQVREDLPSGVEPRMGPISTGLGEITMWSVQYAPLPERATVPAGRPGWQPDGSYRTPEGQALRTELEQVAYLRTVQDWIIRPQIKSVPGVAGVDGIGGFEKQYHVQPDPTTLTALDLSFADVARALQANNANQGARYLEDNGESYVVRAAGRLEGPEAIADVVVASRGGVPVRIRDVATVRIGRDLRTGSASENGRETVIGTALMRIGENSRTVAAAVDARMAQIRRALPPGIVVQTVLDRTQLAEATIRTVGRNLAEGAALVIVVLFLLLGNIRAALIAALVIPVAMLMTVTGMVEGKISANLMSLGALDFGLIADGAVIITENALRHLAERQHAIGRPLALEERLETVRDSAEEMIKPSLYGQAIIILVYVPLLTFTGVEGKMFQPMALTVILALASAFVLSLTFVPALIAVALTGRITETESPLLRGLKALYRPILGAAIRAPAPFVGAALLLLAGAGLLAARLGTEFIPLLDEKSIALNATRIPSTSLTQSQAMQLKVERAIAQFPQVATVFSKTGTAEVATDPMPPNSSDTFVMLKPQADWPDPSLSKAELQERIEASLSALAGNVYEFSQPIQLRFNELLAGTRGDLAVKVFGDAFEPMLETANRIAAILRGIPGADDVKVEQITGLPVFEIKIDRTEAARLGLSTGAIQDVIGAAMGGRDAGFVFEGDRRVPIVVRLTDQVREDREALENLPVPLPPGPNGKAASVLLRQVAQFSVSEGPNQISRENGRRRVVVTANVRGRDIGSLVAEAQGKVTAQVTLPAGSYVTWGGQFENLASAQARLTVVVPVCFFLIFLLLTSALGGARDALLVFSAVPLALTGGIAALWLRGMPLSVPAAVGFIALSGVAVLNGLVMLTFIKQRVAEGRPLRAAIREGALTRLRPVAMTALVASLGFVPMALATGTGAEVQRPLATVVIGGLISATLLTLVVLPALYARFGRAEPAAGRRATIPEPRADRAA, encoded by the coding sequence ATGATCAGCCGCATCCTCGCCGTCTCGGTCCGCCAGCGCTGGCTGGTGCTGCTCCTCGTGCTGCTGGCATCGGGCTTCGGCGCCGTCGCGCTCACGAAACTGCCCATCGACGCGGTGCCCGACATCACCAACAACCAGGTGCAGATCAACACCCTGGCCCCGTCCCTGTCGCCGGCCGACGTCGAGCGGCAGGTCACCTACCCGGTGGAGACCGCGCTCGCCGGCATCAAGGGCCTCGAGTACACCCGCTCGCTCTCGCGCAACGGCTTCTCGCAGATCACCGCGGTCTTCGCCGAATCCCTCGACATCTACTTCGCCCGCCAGCAGGTCGCCGAGCGCATCGCCCAGGTGCGGGAGGACCTGCCCTCCGGGGTCGAGCCGCGGATGGGCCCGATCTCCACGGGTCTCGGCGAGATCACCATGTGGTCGGTCCAGTACGCGCCGCTGCCTGAGCGCGCGACCGTGCCGGCGGGCCGGCCGGGCTGGCAGCCGGACGGGAGCTACCGGACTCCGGAGGGGCAGGCGCTCAGGACGGAGCTGGAGCAGGTCGCCTACCTGCGCACGGTCCAGGACTGGATCATCCGGCCGCAGATCAAGTCCGTCCCGGGCGTCGCCGGCGTCGACGGGATCGGCGGCTTCGAGAAGCAGTACCACGTCCAGCCGGACCCCACGACGCTGACCGCCCTCGACCTCTCCTTCGCGGACGTCGCCCGGGCGCTCCAGGCCAACAACGCCAACCAGGGCGCCCGCTACCTCGAAGATAACGGCGAGAGCTACGTGGTCCGCGCCGCCGGCCGCCTGGAGGGCCCGGAGGCGATCGCCGACGTGGTCGTGGCGAGCCGCGGCGGCGTGCCGGTGCGGATCCGCGACGTCGCCACGGTGCGGATCGGGCGCGACCTGCGCACCGGCTCGGCCAGCGAGAACGGTCGTGAGACCGTCATCGGCACCGCCCTGATGCGGATCGGCGAGAACAGCCGCACGGTGGCGGCCGCCGTCGACGCCCGCATGGCGCAGATCCGGCGCGCCCTGCCCCCCGGCATCGTGGTCCAGACGGTCCTCGACCGGACGCAGCTCGCCGAGGCCACGATCCGCACGGTGGGCCGGAACCTCGCGGAGGGCGCGGCCCTCGTGATCGTCGTGCTGTTCCTGCTCCTCGGCAACATCCGGGCGGCGCTGATCGCGGCTTTGGTCATCCCGGTCGCCATGCTGATGACCGTGACCGGCATGGTCGAGGGGAAGATCTCGGCCAACCTGATGAGCCTCGGCGCGCTGGATTTCGGGCTCATCGCCGACGGGGCGGTGATCATCACCGAGAACGCGCTGCGCCACCTCGCCGAGCGGCAGCACGCGATCGGGCGGCCCCTCGCGCTGGAGGAGCGCCTGGAGACGGTGCGGGATTCGGCCGAGGAGATGATCAAGCCGTCCCTCTACGGGCAGGCGATCATCATCCTGGTCTACGTCCCGCTCCTGACCTTCACGGGCGTCGAGGGCAAGATGTTCCAGCCGATGGCGCTGACCGTCATCCTCGCCCTGGCCTCGGCCTTCGTGCTGTCGCTGACCTTCGTGCCGGCCCTGATCGCCGTCGCGCTGACCGGCCGGATCACCGAGACCGAGAGCCCCCTCCTCCGCGGCCTGAAGGCCCTCTACCGGCCGATCCTCGGCGCCGCGATCCGCGCGCCCGCCCCGTTCGTCGGGGCGGCGCTGCTGCTCCTCGCGGGGGCCGGCCTGCTCGCTGCAAGGCTCGGGACCGAGTTCATCCCGCTCCTCGACGAGAAGAGCATCGCGCTGAACGCCACCCGGATCCCCTCCACCTCGCTGACCCAGTCGCAGGCGATGCAGCTCAAGGTCGAGCGGGCCATCGCGCAATTCCCGCAGGTCGCCACCGTGTTCTCGAAGACCGGCACCGCCGAGGTCGCCACCGACCCGATGCCGCCGAACTCCTCCGACACGTTCGTGATGCTCAAGCCGCAGGCGGACTGGCCCGACCCGAGCCTTTCGAAGGCCGAACTGCAGGAGCGGATCGAGGCGTCCTTGAGCGCGCTCGCCGGCAACGTCTACGAGTTCTCCCAGCCGATCCAGCTGCGCTTCAACGAGCTGCTCGCCGGGACCCGGGGCGACCTCGCCGTGAAGGTGTTCGGCGACGCCTTCGAGCCGATGCTGGAGACCGCCAACCGGATCGCCGCGATCCTGCGCGGGATCCCGGGCGCCGACGACGTCAAGGTCGAGCAGATCACCGGCCTGCCGGTCTTCGAGATCAAGATCGACCGGACCGAGGCGGCGCGGCTGGGTCTCAGCACCGGGGCGATCCAGGACGTGATCGGCGCCGCCATGGGCGGCCGGGATGCCGGATTCGTGTTCGAGGGCGACCGGCGCGTGCCGATCGTCGTGCGCCTGACCGATCAGGTCCGCGAGGACCGGGAGGCCCTGGAGAACCTGCCGGTCCCCCTGCCCCCGGGGCCGAACGGCAAGGCTGCCTCCGTGCTGCTGCGGCAGGTGGCGCAGTTCTCGGTCAGCGAGGGGCCGAACCAGATCAGCCGGGAGAACGGGCGGCGGCGCGTCGTCGTCACCGCCAATGTCCGCGGGCGCGACATCGGCTCGCTGGTGGCAGAGGCGCAAGGGAAAGTCACCGCACAGGTGACCCTGCCGGCAGGCTCGTACGTGACCTGGGGCGGCCAGTTCGAGAACCTCGCCTCGGCTCAGGCCCGGCTCACCGTGGTGGTGCCGGTCTGCTTCTTCCTGATCTTCCTGCTGCTCACCTCGGCGCTCGGTGGCGCGCGGGATGCGCTTCTGGTGTTCAGCGCCGTGCCGCTGGCGCTCACCGGCGGCATCGCGGCCCTGTGGCTGCGCGGGATGCCGCTGTCGGTGCCGGCCGCGGTCGGGTTCATCGCGCTCTCGGGGGTGGCGGTGCTGAACGGCCTGGTGATGCTGACCTTCATCAAGCAGCGCGTCGCCGAGGGCCGGCCGCTGCGGGCGGCGATCCGCGAGGGCGCCCTCACCCGGCTGCGGCCCGTGGCGATGACCGCGCTGGTCGCCTCCCTGGGCTTCGTGCCGATGGCGCTCGCCACCGGGACGGGGGCGGAGGTGCAGCGGCCGCTGGCCACCGTGGTGATCGGCGGCCTGATCAGCGCGACCCTGCTGACCCTGGTGGTGCTGCCGGCGCTCTACGCGCGGTTCGGCCGGGCCGAGCCGGCGGCCGGGCGGCGCGCGACGATCCCGGAGCCGCGGGCGGACCGTGCGGCCTGA
- a CDS encoding TOBE domain-containing protein, with protein MKHGARNDIPATVTAIKRGDVMAQVEVELVGTTYRMASVTTVDSLEELGLKEGDTVHVQAKAVNVLLVKP; from the coding sequence ATGAAGCACGGCGCGCGCAACGACATCCCTGCCACGGTGACGGCCATCAAGCGTGGGGATGTCATGGCGCAGGTCGAGGTGGAGCTCGTCGGGACCACCTACCGCATGGCCTCGGTGACGACGGTTGATTCCCTCGAAGAGTTGGGTCTCAAGGAAGGCGACACCGTCCACGTCCAGGCCAAGGCGGTGAACGTGCTGCTCGTGAAGCCGTAG
- a CDS encoding DUF6894 family protein — MARQPSARPARRRGFFSGRCRCVGTINPCWKTHRTAALTVGYLLEGGSRRGRWPRSFFAIHDGQFQPDTEGTECADFEAVRREAMISLPEIARWIIPSDGDNHAFTVLVRDESGAVVDTATLTFAALRLDSGPDAGRGPNGLAAVPLARDRP, encoded by the coding sequence ATGGCGCGACAACCTTCAGCCCGCCCGGCTCGCCGGCGCGGGTTTTTCTCGGGCCGGTGCCGATGCGTCGGCACCATCAATCCATGTTGGAAAACGCACAGAACCGCTGCCCTGACCGTGGGTTACCTCCTGGAAGGTGGCTCACGGAGAGGGCGATGGCCCCGCTCCTTCTTCGCCATTCACGACGGCCAGTTCCAACCCGATACTGAAGGAACGGAGTGCGCGGATTTCGAGGCGGTCCGCCGGGAGGCGATGATCAGCCTGCCGGAAATCGCGCGCTGGATCATCCCGAGCGACGGCGACAATCACGCCTTTACCGTGCTGGTCCGGGACGAGAGCGGGGCTGTCGTCGACACGGCCACCCTGACCTTCGCGGCCCTGAGGCTGGACAGCGGGCCCGACGCCGGGCGCGGCCCGAACGGGTTAGCGGCCGTGCCGCTCGCCCGCGATCGGCCTTGA
- a CDS encoding DNA-3-methyladenine glycosylase family protein: MRRHAAEAMLDPDIYAHLLDAAGAHPPLRAALVEAGPIAIAPPTHPSVADRLFVEVVNQQLSTRAAAAIWARIEAAAAAAASSPRGLFEAGDADLLRGCGISGNKVRALQAIVAAEAAGLLGPDLAGLPHPERAAILCGIRGVGPWTADMVGIFHFHDPDIWPEGDVAAVGCLRRLTGRDDTRDVAAAFAPYRSILARYLWRIKDNAVAEPASAPRPEPRPGTGNRVTAGRGSAIRRRRPGP, translated from the coding sequence GTGCGGCGCCACGCGGCTGAGGCGATGCTGGATCCCGACATCTATGCCCATCTGCTGGACGCGGCCGGCGCGCATCCGCCGCTGCGTGCGGCCCTCGTGGAGGCCGGGCCGATCGCCATCGCGCCGCCCACGCACCCGAGCGTCGCGGATCGCCTGTTCGTCGAGGTGGTCAACCAGCAGCTCTCCACCCGGGCCGCCGCGGCGATCTGGGCGCGGATCGAGGCCGCAGCCGCTGCGGCGGCCTCGAGCCCGCGCGGCCTGTTCGAGGCCGGTGACGCGGATCTGCTGCGCGGCTGCGGGATCTCGGGCAACAAGGTCCGCGCCCTCCAGGCGATCGTCGCCGCGGAGGCCGCGGGGCTGCTCGGCCCCGACCTCGCCGGGCTTCCGCACCCGGAGCGCGCGGCGATCCTGTGCGGCATCCGCGGCGTCGGCCCCTGGACCGCCGACATGGTCGGCATCTTCCATTTCCACGACCCGGACATCTGGCCCGAAGGCGACGTGGCGGCGGTGGGTTGCCTGCGCCGCCTCACCGGCCGAGACGACACGCGCGACGTGGCAGCGGCCTTCGCGCCGTACCGCTCGATCCTGGCCCGCTACCTGTGGCGCATCAAGGACAATGCCGTGGCGGAGCCCGCCAGCGCGCCGCGCCCGGAGCCTCGGCCCGGCACCGGAAACCGGGTGACGGCCGGCCGGGGATCGGCTATCCGTCGGCGCCGCCCGGGCCCGTAG
- a CDS encoding metallophosphoesterase, with translation MAIYFTADTHFGDPHILRHRRARFGSVEAHDEALVAGWNAVVGPEDSVWHLGDFAAHASRDHCAAIFARLNGTKRLVRGNHDSNRVLDLPWAEPPVDSVRLSVPDAQGHAHRLFLSHYAHRAWPGLWRETRHLYGHSHGWLPDTTRSCDVGVDAWNDRPATLAAILARQEAAALVPEELAAHGLR, from the coding sequence ATGGCGATCTACTTCACCGCGGACACGCATTTCGGCGATCCGCACATCCTCCGCCATCGCCGGGCGCGCTTCGGCAGCGTCGAGGCCCATGACGAGGCCCTGGTCGCCGGCTGGAACGCCGTCGTCGGACCGGAGGATTCCGTCTGGCATCTCGGCGACTTCGCCGCCCATGCGAGCCGCGACCATTGCGCGGCGATCTTCGCGCGGCTGAACGGGACGAAGCGCCTCGTCCGCGGCAACCACGATTCGAACCGGGTGCTGGATCTGCCCTGGGCGGAGCCGCCGGTGGACAGCGTTCGCCTGTCGGTCCCGGACGCGCAGGGACACGCGCACCGCCTGTTCCTGTCGCATTACGCGCACCGGGCCTGGCCGGGCCTGTGGCGGGAGACGCGCCACCTCTACGGACACAGCCACGGCTGGCTGCCCGACACCACCCGCTCCTGCGATGTCGGCGTCGATGCCTGGAATGATCGCCCGGCCACCCTCGCGGCGATCCTGGCGCGCCAGGAGGCCGCCGCGCTCGTGCCGGAGGAGCTCGCCGCCCACGGGCTGCGCTGA